Proteins encoded in a region of the Elusimicrobiaceae bacterium genome:
- the vorB gene encoding 3-methyl-2-oxobutanoate dehydrogenase subunit VorB codes for MGEKTLMKGNEALAEGAIRAGCRFFAGYPITPQNEIPEYFAWRQPEVNGVFVQAESETAAINMLYGAAATGVRTMTSSSSPGISLKAEGISYCAGADLPIFFANIVRGGPGLGNIAGAQGDYFQAVKGGGHGDYRVITLAPNTVQEMGNFPMLAYELAEKYRVPAMILADGILGQMMEPVSFEKEPVDAAKLPVPDWALGNCAGRAKRLVNSYDLREGELEKLINARARRYAEIEKNEARWEERDTGDADIILVAYGTSSRACLEALHCAREKRLKVGLFRPITLWPFPSGQLARAAKKAKAVLTVEMSLGQMVEDVRLAVNGAVPVHLHARPGGGVPTGAEIIEQAGKILAGKQCDCGCGCGGDK; via the coding sequence ATGGGTGAAAAGACACTGATGAAAGGCAACGAAGCGCTCGCGGAAGGCGCGATACGCGCGGGCTGCCGGTTCTTCGCGGGCTATCCCATTACCCCGCAAAACGAAATACCCGAATATTTTGCCTGGCGGCAGCCCGAAGTTAACGGAGTGTTCGTGCAGGCCGAAAGCGAAACCGCCGCCATAAACATGCTCTACGGCGCGGCGGCGACAGGAGTGCGGACGATGACCTCCTCCTCCAGCCCCGGCATCAGCCTCAAGGCGGAAGGCATCTCCTACTGCGCCGGCGCGGATCTGCCGATCTTCTTCGCCAATATCGTGCGGGGAGGCCCGGGCCTGGGCAACATCGCGGGCGCGCAGGGCGATTACTTTCAGGCGGTGAAGGGCGGCGGGCACGGTGACTACCGCGTGATCACGCTTGCTCCGAACACGGTGCAGGAAATGGGAAATTTCCCGATGCTGGCCTATGAACTGGCGGAGAAATACCGGGTGCCCGCGATGATTCTGGCCGACGGCATTCTGGGGCAGATGATGGAACCGGTGTCTTTTGAAAAAGAACCGGTGGACGCGGCCAAACTGCCCGTGCCGGACTGGGCGCTCGGCAATTGCGCAGGCCGCGCGAAACGACTGGTCAACTCCTACGATCTGCGCGAAGGGGAACTGGAAAAACTGATCAACGCTCGGGCCAGACGCTACGCGGAAATAGAAAAGAACGAAGCGCGCTGGGAAGAGCGCGACACCGGCGACGCGGATATTATTTTAGTGGCTTACGGCACTTCATCGCGCGCCTGCCTCGAAGCGCTGCACTGCGCGCGCGAAAAGCGGCTGAAAGTGGGGCTGTTCCGCCCGATCACGCTGTGGCCGTTCCCGTCGGGCCAGCTGGCCAGGGCCGCCAAAAAGGCGAAAGCCGTGCTGACGGTGGAAATGAGCCTGGGACAGATGGTGGAAGATGTGCGCCTCGCCGTCAACGGCGCGGTGCCCGTGCATCTGCACGCCCGGCCGGGCGGCGGCGTGCCGACCGGTGCGGAAATCATCGAGCAGGCCGGGAAAATCCTCGCGGGCAAGCAATGCGATTGCGGCTGCGGCTGCGGAGGCGACAAATGA
- a CDS encoding 4Fe-4S binding protein, producing the protein MPEIRVDETRCKECRLCVETCPKKCIEISDTFCVTGYHPATLAKKDCCIGCGMCAQICPDMAITVYR; encoded by the coding sequence ATGCCTGAAATAAGGGTTGACGAAACCCGCTGTAAGGAATGCAGACTTTGCGTGGAAACATGCCCGAAAAAGTGCATAGAAATTTCCGACACTTTCTGTGTGACCGGCTACCACCCCGCGACGCTGGCTAAAAAAGACTGCTGCATCGGCTGCGGAATGTGCGCCCAGATATGCCCCGACATGGCGATTACGGTTTATCGCTGA